One Leptospira fainei serovar Hurstbridge str. BUT 6 genomic window, TCTAACGGACATTCTTCGTAAATTACTTCCGAGCGAGAAAGATCCAATGGCAAATCCTCTCATCCAGTTTTCCTAATGGAGTCCGTTCGGTGTATCCGAGCTCAAAGGATGAAAATCCCGATCCTAACTCCCTAATTTCCGATTCGGAATAAAACCAGGTGGATCCTCCCTTTAAATCAGGGGTTCCTATTTTTCCGTCCTTTGCTTGCAAGTGAGTGTCGCCTAAGGCTCTGACAGAGGCCGCAAGATACGCTCCGGATTTCATAATTCGTTTTAAATCATCCGTCATTGCTTTGGCCATTTCGGGAGGATTATAATGCAGTACGCCCCAACTTACGATTAGATCGAACTGCTCGTTTTGAAAAGGGTACGGTGGACGATCCAAGAGAAACGTTTTTGCCCACGGATAGGATTCTCGTATGGATGAAATGGAATTCTCGCTATAATCCGCCGCACTGACTTCGTATCCATATTCGTTTAACAAAATACAATGCCGTCCAGATCCGGCGCCGAAATCAAGGGCTTGGCGAGACGTTTTAGCTGTCGGAATCCGGGAAAGAATTCGAACTAAATTCTCATCAGGATAATTTAATTTAGATTTGGATCGAGTATAATGAGTTTCCCAGGCCTGTCTAGAAGGATGATCAGCGGACATCATATTCGGCCTTGAACCTGGTCTTTATGCTTTCGTTCCAAACTTCTTCAGGTTGAGATGAATCTGTTTTGATTCCAAGAACTAAGGGGCGAACTTCGTTACCGGCGGAGGTATCTAGTTTTGCTCCGACTTCATGGAGGGTTCTTTCAAAGAGGACTTTCTCACGAGATTTGACTCGGAATTCGGGGACTTGTTTTAAGATCGAAATTCCTCGCGGAGGAATTTCAAAACGGATCTGCGCTTTTCTGTTAGGACTCGATTGCAGGGTGGAAGGCGGAAGTTCGAATGATTCACCGATTAATAATTTTATAAAATTCCTAAAATAATCATACTGCATATAGCCGGGGACCAACACGTCGGCAAGATATTCTCCACCGACCTCGGGTGCGGCTTCGATTAACACCGGTTCTCCTTCCGCGTTTAGTTTGAATTCTGCCACAAACGGGCAATTTTTCAATCCAGTCGCCTTAACGATGGAGCGACAGAGCATAATGATTTCCCCTGTCAGCTCGGATTTAGGGAAGGGGAATCTATGTGCCGCTTCTAAGAAAGGAGGAAATTCCGACGTTTCCTTGAGAGTCAGGCTTACCAAATGAAATTCGTCGGAAGAGACGAGTCCTAGTACCGTGCATTCCAAACCTGGAATGAACTCTTCCAAGATCCATTTTTCTTCCGCCTGATTTTTAACGGTCGCACTCTTTTTCGATTTTACCGAACTCTTTTTTGCATGAGGACTAACCATCGAGAGAAAGTGAGATACGAC contains:
- a CDS encoding class I SAM-dependent methyltransferase, yielding MMSADHPSRQAWETHYTRSKSKLNYPDENLVRILSRIPTAKTSRQALDFGAGSGRHCILLNEYGYEVSAADYSENSISSIRESYPWAKTFLLDRPPYPFQNEQFDLIVSWGVLHYNPPEMAKAMTDDLKRIMKSGAYLAASVRALGDTHLQAKDGKIGTPDLKGGSTWFYSESEIRELGSGFSSFELGYTERTPLGKLDERICHWIFLARK
- a CDS encoding ATP-grasp domain-containing protein; this encodes MTSLPETGISIREMKKKGYFLSVGAGKNQLPLIQACKSLGLDVISVDRNDKAPGFALSNLRIIESIHEYRRIHRAVSENPLPIPILGVGTRSYGKATYTTAYLAEKLKLRYASTDSVLLFSDKHLLKSVASEKGIRVPKEIPFSELRAKEKSIPYPWIAKPSQGSGKQGIRLLTSDSVVSHFLSMVSPHAKKSSVKSKKSATVKNQAEEKWILEEFIPGLECTVLGLVSSDEFHLVSLTLKETSEFPPFLEAAHRFPFPKSELTGEIIMLCRSIVKATGLKNCPFVAEFKLNAEGEPVLIEAAPEVGGEYLADVLVPGYMQYDYFRNFIKLLIGESFELPPSTLQSSPNRKAQIRFEIPPRGISILKQVPEFRVKSREKVLFERTLHEVGAKLDTSAGNEVRPLVLGIKTDSSQPEEVWNESIKTRFKAEYDVR